In Bacteroidales bacterium, a single genomic region encodes these proteins:
- a CDS encoding TonB-dependent receptor, which translates to MKKLSILVLFFLFSFQLFSQSDAVISGRILDKNSSEPLSFASVSITNSSDGKLLTGAITDESGHFTIAAIPQGEYFINCSYLGYTPKQIPVLVGRLNKNFDLGRIELETSAAALAEVVISENKNLVSAGLDKKSFDIAGNISQTGGSVLDVMRNLPGITVDQEGKMELRGSDKVTILIDGKQSSLTGYGNQKGLSSIPASNIDKIEIVNNPSAKYDAAGMAGIINIIYKKENKAGLNGEAGMALGLGALSRRKSDLPTDLGSYAFNHKIIPSLNLNYRKGKLNLFLQSEVLNQRRLPNNEFTTRTYSNGDITASQVPENRKQTHYIVKAGADLNMDDKNSMTFSMIYDYESHHDSAQVPYINTLNSVRYRYWTWLEYEITGFMNYSLAYKHKFEEPGHELNASAQYTKGWEDEAYHLNDSSAIRISDDYTHILAIENTTNLIVDYVKPMKSGRLEAGTKLQARRLPVTYTVRNGAQSIIYPGLGDRSDWGEDTYAGYVNWVYESRKTEVEAGLRAEYTKVFYDLSPANIYYPRNDSYDYFNFYPNIRLTYKINQNNSLSAYFNKRVDRPGEPELRVFPKYDDPELLKVGNPYLRPQFTNTVELAYKLRWNNGTLSLAGYYRSITDPFTRIYSVDTTNTTYNIVNKIYSNVGSATNSGVELILNQSITKYWKLTGSINWYSNIIHAYNGMLLFPYERPFAIELTSDNSADIKINNQFTILKETQLQLTALYYTPKNIPQGVQAARSSVDIGVKQKILKGKGELTCSFSDIFNDFGIRQDIKGEGFTAVYENYFETQILSVGFKYKF; encoded by the coding sequence ATGAAGAAACTATCAATATTGGTTTTATTCTTTCTATTTTCTTTTCAGTTATTCAGTCAGTCAGATGCTGTGATTTCGGGCAGAATATTAGACAAAAATTCATCAGAGCCATTGTCTTTTGCTTCTGTCTCTATCACAAACAGCTCAGATGGGAAACTTCTTACAGGTGCTATCACCGATGAGTCGGGCCACTTTACAATAGCAGCCATTCCACAGGGAGAATACTTCATAAATTGCTCATATTTAGGCTACACCCCAAAGCAGATTCCTGTTCTGGTTGGCCGGTTAAATAAGAACTTTGATCTTGGCAGAATAGAACTGGAAACTTCTGCCGCTGCACTTGCTGAGGTTGTGATTTCGGAGAATAAAAACCTTGTTTCTGCTGGACTCGATAAGAAAAGTTTTGATATTGCCGGAAACATTTCACAAACAGGAGGATCAGTGCTTGATGTTATGCGTAACCTTCCGGGAATAACTGTCGATCAGGAAGGGAAAATGGAGCTCCGTGGCAGCGATAAAGTAACAATTCTGATTGATGGAAAGCAATCAAGTCTCACAGGATATGGAAACCAGAAGGGACTCTCCTCAATACCTGCATCAAACATCGATAAAATTGAAATTGTAAATAACCCTTCAGCAAAATATGATGCTGCAGGCATGGCAGGTATTATTAATATAATTTACAAGAAGGAGAACAAAGCCGGATTGAACGGCGAAGCCGGTATGGCTCTTGGACTGGGGGCTCTCTCCAGAAGAAAGAGTGACCTTCCGACAGACCTTGGAAGTTATGCATTCAATCATAAGATTATTCCCAGTTTAAATCTTAATTACAGAAAAGGAAAACTTAATCTTTTCCTGCAGTCAGAAGTATTGAATCAGAGAAGACTTCCAAATAATGAATTTACTACCAGGACATACAGCAATGGTGATATCACAGCTTCACAGGTACCTGAAAACAGAAAGCAAACACATTATATTGTAAAAGCCGGGGCCGATCTGAATATGGATGATAAAAACTCCATGACTTTTTCAATGATCTATGATTATGAAAGTCACCACGATTCTGCCCAGGTGCCTTATATAAATACTTTAAATTCAGTAAGATACAGATATTGGACATGGCTTGAATATGAAATCACCGGATTCATGAATTACTCGCTTGCCTATAAGCATAAATTTGAAGAACCCGGCCATGAATTGAATGCAAGCGCTCAGTATACAAAAGGATGGGAGGATGAGGCATATCATCTTAATGACAGTTCCGCAATAAGGATCTCCGATGATTATACACACATCCTGGCAATTGAAAATACAACAAACCTTATCGTTGATTATGTGAAACCCATGAAGAGTGGAAGGCTCGAGGCAGGTACAAAATTGCAGGCCAGGCGATTACCTGTAACTTATACTGTAAGAAACGGAGCTCAGTCGATTATTTATCCAGGACTGGGAGACAGATCCGACTGGGGAGAAGATACATATGCAGGCTATGTGAACTGGGTATACGAATCAAGAAAGACAGAAGTGGAAGCTGGCCTCAGGGCTGAGTACACGAAAGTTTTTTACGATCTGTCACCAGCTAATATTTACTATCCTAGAAACGATTCGTATGATTATTTTAACTTCTACCCTAACATCAGGTTAACTTATAAAATTAATCAGAACAACAGCTTGTCAGCCTATTTTAACAAGAGAGTGGACAGGCCCGGGGAACCTGAGCTCAGAGTCTTTCCAAAGTATGATGATCCTGAATTGCTGAAAGTTGGTAATCCATATCTTCGTCCCCAGTTTACAAACACTGTTGAGCTAGCTTATAAGTTGCGCTGGAATAATGGCACTTTATCACTGGCCGGATATTACCGGTCGATTACAGATCCTTTCACCAGAATTTATAGTGTGGATACAACAAATACTACCTACAATATTGTAAATAAGATCTACAGTAATGTAGGAAGCGCAACAAATTCTGGCGTGGAATTGATTTTAAATCAGAGCATTACAAAATACTGGAAACTTACCGGCAGTATCAACTGGTATTCAAATATTATACACGCATACAACGGGATGCTGCTATTCCCTTATGAAAGACCATTCGCCATTGAGTTAACAAGTGACAATTCTGCAGATATAAAGATTAATAATCAGTTCACAATTTTAAAAGAAACTCAATTACAGTTAACAGCACTTTACTATACTCCCAAAAATATCCCACAGGGAGTGCAGGCCGCCAGATCATCTGTTGATATTGGTGTAAAACAGAAAATCCTTAAAGGCAAAGGAGAACTCACCTGTTCATTTAGTGATATTTTTAATGACTTTGGTATCAGACAGGATATTAAAGGAGAAGGTTTCACAGCTGTTTATGAGAATTATTTTGAAACGCAGATTCTCAGTGTGGGGTTTAAGTATAAGTTTTAG
- a CDS encoding type IIA DNA topoisomerase subunit B, whose amino-acid sequence MSVGYSEEHIKTLEWREHIRLRPGMYIGKLGDGSSQDDGVYVLLKEVMDNAIDEFMMGNGKKIDVSINGKEVRVRDFGRGIPLGKVLDVVSKMNTGAKYDSKAFKKSVGLNGVGVKAVNALSSNFVIRSIREGQAKAAEFEHGVTIKEYPVVSTNEENGVEVIFKPDEGMFGNYFFISEYVDTMLKNYVYLNSGLVINFNGNKFFSKNGLVDLLNENMSKEGLYPIIHLTGEDIEIAFTHGYTYGEDYYSFVNGQNTTQGGTHLLAFREAIVKTIRDFYKKDFDPADIRSSIIAAISIKVEEPIFESQTKTKLGSKDMGPEGPSVRNFISEFIKKQLDDYLHKNPETARIILKKIQDSEKERKAISSIQKLARDRAKKVSLHNKKLRDCRVHYNSNDTNKLDSTLFITEGDSASGSITKSRNVETQAVFSLRGKPLNSYGLTKKIVYENEEFNLLQAALNIEDGIENLRYNNVVVATDADVDGMHIRLLLLTFFLQFFPDLVRKGHVYILQTPLFRVRNKKETRYCYSPDEKAKAIAALGPNPEMTRFKGLGEISPDEFKHFIGKDMRLEPVRMTKTDSINGFLEFYMGKNTPDRQDFIIENLRIEEDIVDEEKKAY is encoded by the coding sequence ATGTCAGTTGGCTATTCAGAAGAACATATAAAAACCCTTGAGTGGCGTGAGCATATCAGGCTGAGGCCGGGTATGTACATTGGCAAGCTCGGCGACGGTTCTTCGCAGGATGATGGTGTGTACGTCCTGCTTAAAGAGGTTATGGACAACGCCATTGACGAATTCATGATGGGCAATGGCAAGAAGATCGATGTCTCAATAAATGGAAAAGAGGTAAGAGTACGTGATTTCGGCCGTGGTATACCTCTCGGAAAGGTTCTTGATGTCGTTTCCAAAATGAACACAGGGGCTAAGTACGATTCCAAAGCGTTTAAGAAATCAGTAGGTCTTAACGGTGTTGGTGTGAAGGCGGTGAATGCATTATCGAGCAATTTTGTAATCAGATCTATACGTGAAGGTCAGGCTAAAGCTGCTGAGTTTGAGCATGGAGTAACTATCAAAGAGTATCCTGTTGTCTCAACTAATGAAGAGAACGGTGTTGAGGTGATCTTCAAACCCGATGAGGGTATGTTCGGCAATTACTTCTTCATTTCGGAGTACGTCGATACCATGCTTAAAAACTATGTGTATCTTAATTCCGGACTTGTAATTAACTTCAATGGTAACAAGTTCTTCTCAAAAAACGGCCTTGTTGACCTGTTGAATGAGAATATGAGCAAGGAGGGCCTTTATCCTATCATTCACCTTACCGGTGAGGACATTGAAATAGCCTTCACTCATGGGTATACATACGGAGAAGATTATTACAGCTTTGTAAACGGTCAGAATACCACTCAGGGCGGAACACATCTTCTGGCTTTCCGTGAGGCGATCGTGAAAACAATCCGTGATTTCTATAAGAAGGATTTTGATCCGGCCGATATCAGATCGTCAATTATTGCGGCAATCAGCATAAAGGTAGAGGAACCGATTTTTGAATCGCAGACCAAGACGAAGCTGGGATCCAAAGATATGGGACCAGAGGGTCCTTCAGTAAGGAATTTCATCAGCGAGTTTATCAAGAAGCAGTTAGATGATTATCTGCATAAGAATCCTGAAACAGCAAGAATTATTCTGAAAAAGATACAGGATTCCGAAAAAGAACGAAAAGCAATTTCCTCAATTCAGAAGCTGGCACGTGACAGGGCAAAGAAAGTAAGTCTGCATAATAAGAAGCTTCGCGATTGCAGGGTGCATTATAACTCAAATGATACCAATAAGCTTGATTCGACATTGTTTATTACCGAGGGAGACTCTGCCAGCGGTTCTATTACAAAATCAAGAAATGTCGAGACTCAGGCAGTATTCAGCCTCCGGGGAAAACCATTAAACTCTTATGGTCTTACCAAGAAGATCGTTTATGAAAACGAAGAGTTCAACCTGCTTCAGGCGGCACTTAATATTGAAGACGGTATTGAAAACCTCAGGTATAATAACGTTGTTGTTGCTACCGATGCTGATGTCGATGGAATGCATATCCGGTTACTCCTTCTCACCTTTTTTCTGCAGTTCTTTCCTGATCTTGTAAGGAAAGGACATGTTTATATTCTTCAGACCCCGTTATTCAGGGTGAGAAATAAGAAAGAAACAAGATACTGTTATTCCCCCGATGAAAAGGCAAAAGCCATAGCTGCACTCGGACCAAATCCTGAGATGACAAGGTTTAAAGGTCTTGGTGAGATATCCCCTGATGAATTCAAGCACTTCATCGGAAAAGATATGAGGCTCGAACCGGTAAGGATGACAAAGACAGACTCCATAAATGGATTCCTCGAATTCTATATGGGAAAGAATACTCCTGACAGGCAGGATTTTATTATTGAGAACCTAAGGATCGAAGAAGATATTGTTGATGAGGAAAAAAAGGCATATTAA
- a CDS encoding DNA gyrase/topoisomerase IV subunit A, whose translation MEEELDISKEEGKKEAPAGPIALHSVTALSGMYQNWFLDYASYVILERAVPHLHDGLKPVQRRILHSMKRMDDGRYNKVANIIGHTMQFHPHGDASIGDALVQLGQKELLIDAQGNWGNLLTGDGAAAPRYIEARLSKFALEVVFNHKTTEWKLSYDGRNKEPVTLPVKFPLLLAQGVEGIAVGLASKILPHNFNELIDASIDYLMGKDFVLYPDFPTGGMVDISKYNDGQRGGAIKVRAKIEKIDKKALVITEIPFGKTTTTLIDSIIKANEKGKIKIRKIDDNTSANVEIVVHLIPGVSPDKTIDALYALTDCEYSISPNTCVIVDDKPSFMGVSSILKNSADRTVQLLKSELEIRKAELQEEWHMSSLEKIFIEEKIYRDIEESETWEAVISDIDKGLKPFKKLLLREVTREDIISLTEIKIKRISKFDVKKADEHIRGIETELEEVKNHLNNIIPFAINYFKQIKKKYGKGRERRTEIRSFDTIEATKVVANNAKLYVNYKEGFIGTGLKKDEFICDCSDIDDVIAIRRDGVYQITKVSDKVFVGSDILYAQVFLKNDERTIYNIVYQDGKDGPLLAKRCAISGLTRDKEYSLTRGTPGSKIVYLSVNPNGEAEVIKVHHKPKARLKKLVFEFDFGQMAIKGKSSMGNILTKNAVHKVTLKEKGLSTLGGRKIWFDDAVFRLNVDGRGTFLGEFSSDDKILVITKNGFFRIAGFDLSNHFEDNILIIEKFRPGKVYSVIYWDAEQKFYYLKRFTVEESEKPQCFINEDPDSKLISLTEVEYPRFEIRFGGKHKERENEIVEVAEFIGVKSYKAKGKRLTSYVVDNIQEIEPKVIKEAVVPRVEEPEQESPEEPLHSPVHEDPAQMKLEL comes from the coding sequence ATGGAAGAAGAACTTGATATAAGCAAAGAGGAAGGGAAGAAAGAGGCTCCGGCTGGTCCGATAGCTCTTCATTCCGTTACAGCTTTGTCGGGCATGTACCAGAACTGGTTTCTGGACTATGCTTCATATGTTATTCTCGAGAGGGCAGTTCCCCATCTTCACGACGGACTGAAACCGGTTCAGCGACGTATCCTGCACTCTATGAAGAGGATGGATGATGGCCGTTACAACAAAGTTGCGAACATTATCGGTCATACAATGCAGTTTCACCCTCATGGTGATGCATCTATTGGCGATGCTCTCGTTCAACTCGGTCAGAAAGAACTTCTTATCGATGCCCAGGGAAACTGGGGTAACCTTCTGACAGGCGATGGCGCAGCTGCACCGAGGTACATTGAAGCACGCCTTTCTAAATTTGCCCTGGAGGTTGTCTTTAACCATAAAACAACTGAATGGAAATTATCTTACGACGGCCGTAACAAGGAGCCTGTCACTCTGCCTGTTAAGTTTCCGCTTCTTCTGGCTCAGGGTGTTGAAGGTATTGCTGTTGGTCTGGCATCAAAGATCCTTCCTCATAACTTCAACGAACTTATCGATGCTTCTATTGACTACCTGATGGGTAAGGATTTTGTGTTATATCCCGATTTCCCGACTGGAGGAATGGTGGACATCTCAAAATATAACGACGGTCAGAGAGGCGGAGCAATTAAAGTCAGGGCAAAAATTGAGAAAATCGACAAGAAAGCTCTCGTAATAACCGAGATCCCTTTCGGGAAAACAACAACAACACTTATTGATTCAATCATAAAGGCCAACGAAAAAGGCAAAATAAAGATCAGGAAGATCGATGATAACACCTCTGCAAATGTGGAGATTGTCGTACATCTTATCCCCGGTGTTTCGCCCGACAAGACAATTGATGCCCTTTACGCTTTAACAGATTGTGAATACTCAATATCACCGAATACCTGTGTAATTGTTGATGATAAGCCCTCCTTTATGGGGGTTAGTTCAATTCTGAAAAACTCTGCTGACAGAACAGTTCAGCTTTTAAAGTCTGAACTGGAAATAAGAAAAGCGGAACTTCAGGAAGAGTGGCACATGTCGTCGCTTGAAAAGATCTTTATTGAGGAGAAAATATACAGGGATATTGAAGAGAGCGAGACATGGGAGGCGGTTATATCTGATATTGATAAGGGATTAAAGCCGTTTAAAAAACTGTTACTCAGAGAGGTAACCAGGGAAGATATCATTTCGCTTACTGAAATAAAAATCAAAAGGATTTCGAAATTTGATGTAAAGAAGGCAGATGAGCATATCAGAGGCATTGAGACTGAACTTGAGGAAGTTAAGAATCACCTGAACAATATTATACCTTTCGCCATAAATTATTTCAAGCAGATAAAAAAGAAATACGGGAAGGGCAGGGAGAGAAGGACTGAGATCAGGAGTTTCGATACGATAGAGGCTACAAAAGTGGTAGCCAACAATGCAAAATTGTATGTCAATTACAAAGAGGGCTTTATCGGAACAGGGCTTAAGAAGGATGAGTTTATATGCGACTGCTCTGATATCGACGATGTTATAGCTATCCGTAGAGATGGTGTCTACCAGATAACAAAAGTTTCTGATAAGGTCTTTGTTGGAAGTGATATTTTATATGCCCAGGTATTTCTCAAAAACGACGAGAGAACCATCTATAACATTGTCTATCAGGATGGTAAGGACGGCCCTTTACTTGCAAAAAGGTGCGCTATTTCTGGTCTTACCCGCGATAAGGAGTATTCCCTTACAAGAGGAACCCCGGGGTCTAAAATTGTCTATTTAAGTGTAAATCCAAACGGTGAAGCCGAGGTTATTAAGGTCCATCATAAACCTAAAGCACGCCTTAAGAAGCTTGTATTTGAATTTGACTTTGGTCAGATGGCTATTAAGGGTAAATCTTCTATGGGCAACATACTTACCAAGAATGCTGTTCATAAAGTAACACTTAAGGAAAAGGGACTCTCTACACTGGGAGGAAGGAAGATCTGGTTTGACGATGCTGTATTCAGACTTAACGTTGACGGAAGAGGTACGTTCCTGGGGGAATTCAGTTCCGACGATAAGATCCTGGTAATAACCAAAAACGGGTTTTTCAGGATTGCCGGCTTTGACCTCTCGAATCATTTTGAAGATAATATACTCATAATTGAAAAATTCCGTCCCGGTAAAGTATATTCGGTTATCTACTGGGATGCAGAACAGAAATTTTATTATTTGAAACGGTTCACAGTTGAGGAGTCGGAGAAGCCTCAGTGTTTCATTAATGAAGATCCTGATTCAAAACTGATTAGTCTTACTGAAGTCGAATATCCGCGATTTGAGATCCGCTTTGGGGGCAAGCATAAGGAAAGAGAAAATGAGATAGTTGAGGTAGCTGAGTTCATTGGTGTGAAAAGCTATAAGGCCAAAGGCAAAAGGTTAACAAGTTATGTAGTTGACAACATTCAGGAGATAGAGCCTAAAGTGATCAAAGAGGCAGTAGTGCCCCGTGTTGAAGAGCCTGAACAGGAATCACCTGAAGAGCCTCTGCATTCTCCTGTTCATGAGGATCCCGCACAAATGAAGCTGGAACTGTGA
- a CDS encoding shikimate kinase (catalyzes the formation of shikimate 3-phosphate from shikimate in aromatic amino acid biosynthesis) has product MGSGKTTAGKKLAAVMGWPFFDLDKKIEEKAGKSIPDIFSQDGENYFRLIESEALKTIDYETDVVVSTGGGTPCFSDNMDFMLKTGLTVYLKLNPLQLLSRLSGSKGERPLIKNFNREELLVFIEEKLNFREPWYNRAEIIIEGIDIDIKTLSSIVKTAFSNRK; this is encoded by the coding sequence ATGGGTAGCGGAAAAACTACCGCAGGTAAAAAGCTTGCGGCAGTTATGGGTTGGCCATTTTTCGATCTCGATAAAAAGATAGAAGAAAAAGCAGGGAAGAGTATCCCTGATATCTTCTCACAGGATGGAGAGAATTATTTCCGCCTGATTGAATCAGAAGCGCTGAAAACAATTGATTATGAGACAGATGTAGTAGTATCGACAGGTGGCGGCACTCCCTGCTTTTCTGATAATATGGATTTCATGCTAAAAACAGGGCTGACTGTTTATCTCAAACTTAATCCCCTTCAGCTTCTTAGCAGATTATCAGGGTCGAAGGGTGAAAGGCCACTTATAAAGAATTTCAACAGAGAAGAATTACTGGTTTTTATTGAAGAAAAACTAAATTTCCGTGAGCCCTGGTATAACAGGGCTGAAATAATTATTGAGGGTATCGACATAGATATAAAGACCTTAAGTTCAATAGTTAAAACTGCCTTCAGTAACCGAAAGTAA
- a CDS encoding SpoIIE family protein phosphatase: protein MASRKTTIFRQLIFNIALPTLLALLVFSAINFQRTRSILSSGTAEKNKLLANEVTKILKFQDIATNLIDVQLNNRLKELNSLLVNKYFANTSNLDKVDLFAIANEIGMDTINEAIYIISSDGIIINTTFRRDLGFDLYSLGENMKKYLQDMQKSGEFFGERFAIEDATKRPKKYTYQATKDKKYIIELGAYSKQVDDIVEAIEVTKSELKSETQGIIDVELFLWADFAFSMNKNVMNVDQDTILPKVFHDKDTIEFMNRVEDRWYHYNYIYMERFAAEEVVGASFYQGSVIRIISDRTEQMDLFRKEAVRFIFVFVITMIVLSVVIYRKTKVITLPIKKLVENVDRIMNGDLRERAEVIGNNEITRLSEKFNLMIAQLESYYYELEQKVKDRTIKIEKQKEEIEEQKKHIMDSIYYARRIQNAILPSFNMIDKHLKNYFVLYMPKDIVSGDFYWMHEADGLFMVSAVDCTGHGVPGAFMSIVGYNQLNFAVNVKKARTAANILDELNKGVVTTLNENKSDSSIKDGMDMALCVFDFAAKKVEFAGANNPLVMVRNNTIVKFKGDRFPIGAFEGDNPQLFKNTEIELIDGDCIYISSDGYVDQFGGPENKKFMSKRFEDLLLEINNLSMTDQKEMLQKRLSDWKGENEQVDDILVIGIRV from the coding sequence ATGGCTTCTAGAAAAACAACAATCTTCAGGCAGCTTATTTTCAATATAGCCTTACCTACATTGCTGGCTCTGTTGGTTTTTTCTGCAATTAATTTCCAGAGAACAAGATCAATATTATCCTCAGGTACTGCTGAGAAGAACAAGCTTTTGGCAAATGAAGTGACAAAAATCCTGAAGTTCCAGGATATCGCCACTAATCTCATTGATGTTCAGTTGAACAACAGGTTAAAAGAATTGAATTCACTTCTTGTAAATAAATATTTTGCAAATACTTCAAACCTTGACAAAGTTGATCTTTTCGCTATAGCAAATGAGATTGGCATGGATACCATTAATGAGGCCATCTATATTATCTCATCAGACGGAATAATAATAAATACAACTTTCAGACGCGACCTTGGATTTGATCTTTACAGTCTTGGAGAAAATATGAAGAAGTATCTTCAGGACATGCAAAAATCAGGAGAGTTTTTTGGTGAACGATTTGCCATAGAGGATGCCACAAAGAGACCAAAAAAATATACCTATCAGGCTACAAAGGACAAGAAATATATCATCGAGCTGGGGGCCTACTCAAAGCAGGTCGATGATATCGTAGAAGCAATTGAAGTTACCAAGTCGGAACTGAAAAGCGAAACCCAGGGGATCATTGATGTCGAATTATTTCTGTGGGCCGATTTTGCATTCAGTATGAACAAGAATGTAATGAACGTTGATCAGGATACTATTCTTCCTAAAGTGTTCCATGATAAGGACACAATAGAATTCATGAACAGGGTAGAGGACAGATGGTATCATTACAACTACATCTATATGGAAAGGTTCGCAGCTGAGGAAGTTGTGGGGGCAAGCTTTTACCAGGGATCTGTCATCAGGATTATCTCAGACCGGACAGAACAGATGGATCTTTTCAGGAAAGAGGCTGTCAGATTCATATTTGTTTTTGTGATTACAATGATTGTGCTCAGTGTGGTAATATACAGGAAAACCAAGGTTATTACGCTTCCGATTAAAAAACTTGTGGAGAATGTTGACAGGATCATGAATGGTGATCTCAGGGAAAGGGCAGAGGTAATAGGGAATAATGAGATCACAAGACTTTCAGAGAAATTCAATCTGATGATCGCCCAGCTCGAAAGTTATTATTATGAGCTTGAACAGAAAGTAAAAGACAGGACAATCAAAATAGAAAAGCAGAAAGAGGAGATTGAGGAGCAGAAGAAGCATATTATGGATAGCATTTATTATGCAAGACGTATTCAGAATGCAATCCTTCCATCTTTTAACATGATTGACAAACACCTTAAAAACTATTTTGTCCTATATATGCCAAAAGACATAGTCAGCGGCGATTTTTACTGGATGCATGAAGCCGATGGACTGTTTATGGTCTCGGCTGTTGATTGTACAGGCCATGGTGTACCCGGGGCATTCATGTCAATAGTCGGATATAACCAGCTGAACTTCGCTGTCAATGTTAAGAAGGCACGCACAGCCGCTAATATCCTTGATGAGCTGAATAAAGGTGTTGTTACAACCCTTAATGAAAATAAGAGTGATAGTTCAATTAAAGACGGAATGGATATGGCCCTTTGTGTTTTCGACTTTGCAGCAAAAAAAGTCGAATTTGCTGGAGCAAATAATCCGCTTGTAATGGTAAGAAATAATACTATTGTGAAGTTTAAAGGTGATCGTTTCCCAATTGGTGCCTTTGAAGGAGATAATCCGCAGCTTTTTAAAAATACTGAAATAGAACTTATTGACGGGGACTGTATCTATATTTCATCTGATGGTTATGTTGATCAGTTTGGCGGACCTGAAAACAAGAAATTTATGTCAAAACGTTTTGAGGACCTTCTGTTGGAAATAAATAACCTTTCAATGACAGATCAGAAGGAGATGTTACAGAAAAGGTTATCTGACTGGAAGGGCGAAAATGAACAGGTTGATGATATACTGGTAATTGGAATAAGAGTTTAG